In Macrotis lagotis isolate mMagLag1 chromosome 8, bilby.v1.9.chrom.fasta, whole genome shotgun sequence, a single genomic region encodes these proteins:
- the RUSC2 gene encoding AP-4 complex accessory subunit RUSC2 isoform X3, with protein sequence MLTPECKNKHLPQCLLNPFGIRAAIINLKASQAAVMGRQQPGRGTSSQIGNLLPSPHNWGGLIQDPRKSVANLRTCTTSGGSTENRPILRYSKEQRPTTLPIQPFVFQHHFPKQLPKARALHSLSQLYSLSSNNRSQPPVLLASTALAPSAQPPAPAPAPRTVDGAASLPEESTRKAAPDPDTSRPSPLGSYSPIRSSGPFGPSTDSSSASCSPPEHTVDGPPPRSHSCPSATNLLSVRQTLMPGPAHQLEALERLPPEPSPLLSEYRLHGAGNLSHLGPTGPSLSRAESLAWGGGEGNIASRLSNANHLSPQALKWREYRRKNPLGPPGLGGSLDRRPQDTRLSRRNPIFEFPGPLSAAGQLHCRLNGQAVKQLPLNHTDFSDPFSLTEKPPAEFCLSPDGNTEAVSIDLLQKKGLVKDVNTAVDLIVAHFGTSRDPGVKAKLGNSSVSPNVGHLVLKYLCPAVQAVLGDGLKAFVLDVIIGQRKNMPWSVVEASTQLGPSTKVLHGLYNKVSQFPELTSNTMRFNAFILGLLNIRSLEFWFNHLYNHEDIIQAHYQPWGFLSAAHNVCPALFEELLLLLQPLALLPFNLDLLFQYRLLQNGRQQQQQKELLRVSQGLLLSAHSTLQLARAREQEGPGSSDGAPGERVKGVGAPAGGEEEEKLVATIAEVQAGPGQSGRARSGQAGWWYQLMQSSQVYIDGSGEGFRFPRNNEKKKGAGGSQVPPPREGVVEGAEACATAEEAPSRERGWPFWMGSPPDSVLAELRRSREREGLIAPQGGSEEGTQESTTGGIKWGHLFGSRRTQREARPLNRLPSDWLSLDKSVFQLVAQTVGARRESREGPEEPPATVLSPNLPCEVQALCHHLATGPGQLSFCKGDILRVLGPAGGDWLRCGRGSDTGLVPLAYVTPTPTPTPTPRGTQD encoded by the exons GGGGCAGTACTGAAAATCGACCCATCCTTCGGTACAGCAAGGAACAGCGACCAACCACCTTGCCCATCCAGCCTTTTGTGTTTCAGCACCATTTCCCTAAACAACTGCCCAAGGCCAGGGCTCTTCATAGCCTCTCACAACTCTACAGCCTCTCCAGCAACAACCGTTCACAGCCACCTGTCCTGCTAGCCTCCACTGCATTGGCCCCCTCAGCACAGCCTCCTGCTCCTGCTCCAGCTCCTCGAACAGTGGATGGAGCTGCCTCCCTCCCTGAAGAGAGCACCAGAAAGGCTGCACCTGACCCAGACACCTCTCGTCCATCCCCTCTGGGAAGCTATTCTCCCATCCGAAGTTCAGGCCCCTTTGGGCCCAGCACCGACTCTTCCTCTGCCTCCTGTTCTCCCCCTGAGCACACTGTGGATGGCCCCCCACCACGAAGCCATTCCTGCCCTTCAGCAACCAACCTGCTCTCTGTTCGGCAGACCCTGATGCCTGGCCCCGCCCACCAGCTGGAGGCCCTGGAGAGGCTACCACCAGAGCCCAGTCCACTGCTCTCTGAGTATCGGCTCCATGGGGCAGGCAACCTGTCCCACCTGGGTCCCACTGGACCTAGCTTGAGCCGAGCTGAGAGCCTAGCCTGGGGAGGTGGTGAGGGCAACATTGCATCCCGGCTTAGTAATG CCAATCACCTATCCCCTCAAGCTCTCAAGTGGCGAGAATATAGGCGGAAGAACCCACTGGGGCCACCAGGTCTTGGGGGAAGCCTAGACCGTAGGCCACAAGATACTCGACTGTCCCGGAGAAATCCCATTTTTGAGTTTCCTGGACCCCTCAGTGCTGCAGGCCAACTGCATTGCCGCCTCAATG GTCAAGCAGTAAAGCAATTGCCATTGAATCATACTGACTTCTCAGACCCCTTCTCCTTGACTGAGAAGCCACCAGCTGAGTTCTGTCTTTCCCCAGATGGCAACACAGAAGCTGTCTCCATTGACCTGCTTCAGAAGAAAG GACTAGTGAAAGATGTTAACACTGCTGTGGACCTCATTGTGGCACATTTTGGCACAAGCAGGGACCCTGGGGTTAAG GCCAAACTGGGAAACAGCTCGGTAAGCCCTAACGTAGGCCACCTAGTGCTGAAGTACCTGTGCCCAGCTGTTCAGGCTGTGCTGGGCGATGGACTCAAGGCCTTCGTGCTGGACGTCATCATTGGACAGCGCAAAAATATGCCCTGGAGTGTGGTTGAAGCTTCCACACAACTTG GTCCATCCACTAAGGTTCTCCATGGCCTGTACAACAAAGTCAGCCAGTTCCCAGAGCTCACCAGTAATACTATGCGCTTCAATGCCTTCATTCTTGGCCTTCTCAA CATTCGTTCCCTGGAGTTCTGGTTCAATCATCTCTACAACCATGAAG ATATCATTCAAGCCCATTACCAGCCGTGGGGTTTCCTGAGTGCAGCTCACAATGTTTGCCCAGCACTGTTTGAAgagctgctactgctgctgcagCCTCTGGCCCTGCTGCCCTTCAACCTGGACCTGCTGTTCCAATATCGGCTCCTCCAGAATGGCCGGCAGCAGCAACAGCAGAAGGAGCTGCTTCGTGTGTCCCAGGGCCTGCTGCTTTCAGCCCACTCCACTCTGCAACTGGCCCGGGCTCGGGAACAGGAAGGCCCTGGGAGCTCAGATGGGGCACCAGGAGAGCGGGTGAAAGGGGTGGGTGCCCCAGCAGGGGGTGAAGAGGAGGAGAAATTGGTGGCGACTATAGCAGAGGTACAAGCAGGCCCAGGGCAGAGTGGGCGGGCACGAAGTGGACAGGCTGGCTGGTGGTACCAGCTCATGCAGAGCTCCCAAGTCTACATTGATGGCTCTGGTGAGGGTTTCAGATTCCCCCGGAATAATGAGAAGAAGAAGGGAGCAGGGGGTTCCCAGGTCCCACCACCCCGAGAAGGTGTGGTAGAAGGGGCTGAAGCCTGTGCCACTGCTGAGGAAGCCCCAAGCCGAGAGAGGGGTTGGCCTTTCTGGATGGGGAGCCCCCCAGACTCTGTGCTGGCCGAGCTGAGGCGAAGCCGAGAGAGGGAAGGACTCATAGCCCCCCAGGGAGGCAGTGAGGAGGGAACCCAGGAGTCCACTACCGGAGGTATCAAGTGGGGACACCTCTTTGGCTCCCGGAGGACTCAGCGAGAGGCCCGACCACTCAATAG GCTGCCCTCAGACTGGCTAAGCCTAGACAAGTCTGTGTTCCAGCTGGTGGCACAGACAGTGGGAGCCCGCCGAGAGTCCAGGGAAGGTCCTGAAGAGCCACCTGCCACGGTGCTGTCCCCTAACCTCCCCTG tgAGGTGCAAGCACTCTGCCACCACTTGGCCACAGGGCCTGGGCAACTGAGCTTCTGCAAGGGGGACATCCTGCGGGTGCTGGGACCAGCTGGGGGCGATTGGCTCAGATGTGGCAGAGGCTCTGACACTGGCCTGGTGCCCTTGGCCTATGTgacacccacccccaccccaacccctacCCCCAGGGGTACCCAAGATTGA
- the CIMIP2B gene encoding LOW QUALITY PROTEIN: ciliary microtubule inner protein 2B (The sequence of the model RefSeq protein was modified relative to this genomic sequence to represent the inferred CDS: inserted 1 base in 1 codon; deleted 1 base in 1 codon) produces MASSAFPPGLXPQGPYYIPGYTGHCPQLGFSLGKTYGQLTGQLLLSGPPVHQMLLPPINTPGPPSTDKHGYERIKFNMIPGYTGFVSRSQHIFAKRCTQVWAEALKDFTSHLGPGYKELPEAKKKEELESKTEDEKEKHLKLELESGQKPKVFPYSMDDKDPDKFFMSGFTGYVPRARFHFGYSFPVITDRALQEFGQMCPGARGQRDPKPLPNLPGNYLQKEHDMVPSYTGFVPGETWGGSLNQTERGKGFGELLGQDNQDPRSLG; encoded by the exons ATATACTGGACACTGCCCTCAACTTGGGTTCAGCCTGGGTAAGACATATGGACAGCTGACTGGACAGCTGCTGCTGTCTGGTCCCCCTGTGCACCAAATGCTTCTGCCTCCGATCAATACTCCCGGACCTCCCAGTACAGACAAGCATGGATACGAGAGGATTAAATTCAACATGATTCCAGGATACACAG GTTTTGTATCCCGGTCTCAGCACATCTTTGCCAAGAGATGTACCCAGGTTTGGGCTGAAGCTTTGAAGGACTTCACTAGCCATCTAGGTCCAGGGTATAAAGAATTGCCAGAGGCTAAGAAGAAGGAGGAGTTGGAGTCTAAGACAGAGGATGAGAAGGAAAAGCACCTGAAGCTGGAACTAGAGTCAGGGCAAAAACCTAAA GTCTTCCCTTACTCCATGGATGACAAAGATCCTGACAAGTTCTTCATGTCAG GGTTTACTGGATATGTACCCCGAGCTCGTTTCCACTTCGGCTATAGCTTCCCTGTTATCACCGATCGGGCTTTGCAGGAATTTGGGCAGATGTGCCCTGGAGCCAGGGGCCAGAGGGACCCTAAGCCTCTCCCCAATCTTCCCGGGAACTACTTACAGAAAGAACAT GACATGGTGCCCAGCTACACGGGTTTTGTGCCAGGTGAGACCTGGGGTGGAAGTTTAAATCAGACTGAGAGGGGAAAGGGCTTTGGGGAGCTCCTGGGACAGGACAATCAAGATCCTAGAAGCCTGGGTTAA